The genomic stretch atgggggattggggagaccctgagaagcaggtggcttgtccagggtgacagcactgctggcgggggagccgggtctgaacccagctgtgtcgtcagagctgtgaccctggctgcatccaggcctccccagggcaataggaggggccgagttggtgtcactgggtggacatggcatggggtgggaagtgagccatcagcagcccagagaggcccttggggagctttgtgtaaggaggaagcttggggaaggggaccccaggaagtgacctcacttccctggcaacagagcccaacagaacttgggacccaggtcaccaggcacccgctgtgtagagaaggacacttctcaactgacttggctggtgaactcagctcagctcagacatgttttgttgcatcccaagatcccgaggtcgcggcccccggaaagcccgcagcaacggcctttgccaacagtgccgacagtgggtcgggtctcaccccaggcgcctctggccttttggccagagggaccgaaaggtaacacagggaggcccagggcaggcccgcccaggccgggtcaccactcagaccccacccgggtggccccacggccccttcctgactggtggcggtggggcagtcatgttgggggggggtcctgcctcaagcaagagcaggctgaggaagggtcagaggcctggggggccgatcacgtccccagcctgggtccaagtgggctggctgggatgtggagaaccggggcagggccctgctgcccgaggtggcgcccatgccctagggtgtgtctcttgcctcccgggtgactgagatgaccaaggtcccagtcggatctggcagcagagggtcgagtggggcagaagcaggagtggtcctggccgggcagggctctgagacctccggaccgggccggctgccggtcactgtcattgcagagccagacaccgcaggatccggggaaccaggacactcatgccacctctccaagtgaggggctggtgtgccacactgtggaaggccagcacaggctccagaagagtctgggtatgaagggctccccaccaccacggcctcctgcccagacatcgcccaggtctctccccaggatcttgcccagggctgaggggcagctcagcacccccggctctgacctggagcaccgtgcccacctcctggggattcaggtagaggaccaggagccccccgaagcagagcccaaaggtgagaagggcggggccggtgtgggtgtgtaggtgagggagggcggagggctgggccacacagggaggcatccccaaagtctgtagttgggaccagagcaaagactggcctcagaccacctgtctggaagaattcagtcacagaacaagtgcctgtgggcacttgctcagtgggagctgcctgcaaagctctgggaagatttctgtccttgaaaaggcacgtggaaagggaggcatgtgggtacctttttccaggttgtgcctgagcagaaccactagacttaaagctctctccacgtccaacagttacaggtccagagcaggcagaggcaggggaagacgccagaaaacaaaaacaggaccaccagggtccagcacgaGACCGCGaacaccctccagctgctcctgctgaacatgaagatcctgctgctccagctgcatatgaagagcctgccgctcctgctgatcttgccactcccgaagagcctgcagctcctactgatcttgccgctcctgaacagcctgcagctcctgaagagcccgccgctcctgaagcgcctgccattcctgctgatctagctgctcctgaagagcctgctgctcctgctcatctagccgctcctgaacagcctgcagctcctgaaaagcctgcagctcctgaagagcctgccgctcctgctgatcttgccactcctgaagagcctgctgctcctgctgctctagccgctcctgaagagcccgccactcctgaagaacctgccgctcctgctgatctagccgctcctgaagagcccgccattcctgctgatcaagccgctcctgaagagcctgccgcttctgctgatctagccgctcctgaagagcctgccgctcctgaagagcccgccgatcctgaagagcctgctgttcctgctgatctagccgctcctgaagcgcctgccattcctgctgatctagccactcctgaagagcccgctgctcctgctaatctagccgctcctgaacagcctgcagctcctgaagagcctgccgctcctgctgatcttgccactcctgaagagcctgccgctcctgctgctctagccgctcctgaagagcccgccactcctgaagaacctgccgctcctgctgatctagccgctcctgaagagcctgccgctcctgctgatcttgccactcctgaagaccctgcagctcctgctgatcttgccactcctgaagagcctgcagctcctgctgatcttgccgctcctgaagagcccgctactcctgaagagcccgccgctcctgctgatcttgccactcctgaagagcctgcagctcctactgatcttgccgctcctgaacagcctgcagctactGAAGAGCCcgacgctcctgaagaacctgccgctcctgcagatctagccgctcctgaagagcccgccattcctgctgatctagccgctcctgaagcgcctgccgctcctgctgatctagccactccagaagagcccgctgctcctgatcatctagccgctccagaacagcctgcagctcttgaaaagcctgcagctcctgaagagcctgccgctcctgctgctctagccgctcctgaagagcccgctgctcctgctgatctagccgctcctgaagagcccgccgctcctgaagagcccgccggtcctgctgatctagccgctcctgaagagcctgaagctcctgaagagcctgccgctcctgctgatcttgccacccctgaagagcctgcagctcctgctgatcttgccgctcctgaagagcccgccgctcctgaagaacctgccgttcctgctgatctagccgctcctgaagagcctgccgctcctgctgatcttgctgctcctgaaaagcctgcagatcctgcacctgcacctgcgccgctgggcagtggagaaccatttcgggCATCATCACCCcttagggctgagccccctctgccccctcctacaccttctccaaaatcccaacatgtatcccctcccctacccgaagttgacttccctacccctgaatttgcttttgttttcttcttctttagtttagtttatttgttttacatcatttatggcattctataattttccatttcccacttcctttaataaaatacagattttttcccttttaaactgcatttcaggaacattaagtgcattcccatgctgtccgaccatcactaccatgtagttttatgctatttatgcccgtgaagtacatcccaccacggcctcaaacccctcatctgaggacggactgatgcctgaaatggtgggagatgacaggtgtgggcacgttgctgggatcagagttgatcccagggaacccactgtattgatgggcagcaggttcagtgtccaggtgctctgttccggggagggcggctagagatgtgcagagtcccctcccagcggtccccgtgcctgtgttgggaactgaccatcaaggggggcctggtgaatgaaccggacgctagaaagggacacccctaactcccccaatttggaaggcggggctccttctccctgctgagtgatgtggcaactgagaatatcacaccccccacgccctagcagaaacttctcctctcacagagcccaccctcccatgggtcccactttcccctgaacccagaggcagagcccctctgccagacaagggatgggtaggaggggtggctgcaaccttacgggagtgggcgtgcaccgtgcttgacccctgagctcccagctgtgcagcagaggcccagggaggtcttgccagggagggccgcagggcaggggcagggctgagttctgcatgaatcctgactatgcgggggccgagggacctggttttgagccacgtcctgggtctgggcacgatgccttgtgatcccacaagggagacctctctgctctcattgttcagatgggaagacttgagcctgcccacctgaagcgacgccctgcttccccaattggggaggaggctgagttggactgggccccacaatcttcaaggaagattgctctccccaaggttggctctctgggtataaacctgggcaagggagtcctgactaccccctgcgcctgctctgtgctggtaacctcagtacacagaagccttgagtctcagtccacccaggaaccaaacgttcacccgcctacagcagagacaactgaggctcaaagaggaaggtctgccctggagatggtgtggaggcccaagtctcagaagacaggtgaagccagggtctcaaggatactgcacaaacaggacttcactctgaactgggaatgttgtggaaagaccctgggggccagggtggaggagatgggaagcagaccagagcccgggggaaggcagggagccccaggaatgcctccatgccctcggcacagggcaggggagcagctctgaagatatgacagccgaggctgcccagggggccttcatcactaccactttgctcggatgacctcaacagccccatgaccacacccatttga from Vicugna pacos chromosome 26, VicPac4, whole genome shotgun sequence encodes the following:
- the LOC140689569 gene encoding uncharacterized protein — its product is MHAGPARPAAGRQAAAGLRLRLAAAQVQVQDLQAFQEQQDQQERQALQERLDQQERQVLQERRALQERQDQQELQALQGWQDQQERQALQELQALQERLDQQDRRALQERRALQERLDQQEQRALQERLEQQERQALQELQAFQELQAVLERLDDQEQRALLEWLDQQERQALQERLDQQEWRALQERLDLQERQALQERLDQQKRQALQERLDQQEWRALQERLDQQERQVLQEWRALQERLEQQEQQALQEWQDQQERQALQELQAFQELQAVQERLDEQEQQALQEQLDQQEWQALQERRALQELQAVQERQDQ